The following are encoded together in the Planctobacterium marinum genome:
- a CDS encoding co-chaperone GroES — MAIRPLHDRVIVKRHEQETKSAGGIVLTGSAAEKSTRGEVIAVGNGRILDNGDVRALDVKIGDIVVFNDGYGVKTEKLDGEEVLIMSEGDILAIVE, encoded by the coding sequence ATGGCAATTCGTCCTTTACACGATCGCGTTATCGTAAAGCGTCACGAGCAGGAAACTAAATCTGCTGGCGGCATCGTTCTAACTGGCTCTGCTGCTGAAAAATCAACGCGTGGCGAAGTTATCGCTGTTGGTAACGGCCGCATTCTTGACAATGGCGATGTGCGTGCCCTTGACGTAAAAATTGGCGACATCGTTGTCTTCAATGATGGATATGGCGTTAAAACTGAAAAGCTGGATGGCGAAGAAGTGCTTATCATGAGCGAAGGCGACATCCTGGCAATCGTCGAATAA
- a CDS encoding VCBS repeat-containing protein — MIFLIFSNFCAYAQVESTVYDLLKNAEGLNSVPSARVNIDGIYYYLSWSSGEPDALWQYNPQTGEKKYIAIEEPTGRAFSIDEMIVVDGRLFFESSPSTTQLWSYSPDEEMARLVNLNGLANGAVLRGLTAISNTLVFIAEHEQGGEAIWQYHLACNCISAVSSRFDLIPEIKVYQDNLYLRGASIEPGQEQTTELWHVDITNAATTQITNLTGTRDNGEGVWISGFTGIQNSLIIDFRPGNYEQEFWSYDLAEGTLEPMKEINDSLLQDGTFYTANIAAVDAQWMALRFEAPIPRQLGGQLWLYNLASAQLKKVADLNAYWECHEGEGSLSAALPPIAFNNGAFFYVSNESDSGYGIWRFDLENEEQVELTPDTLTAVQPKYNCWEVQSISKDFSFNDQQMYFVSSIRTGELTDPTAFDTARSGLWHIDTSTGQANMLLSGHVKLYRMGAQYLVMSNPAYREDKPVSFWKLDGGTAQLTEIPNINLENRYSLNIDRIDDELIIIRKRNFQNEVSYWWVDENLNIIELPPFVQSNSSSMPRSAVVSNDKMYFLAKSSLSQRYLWQVGASGVPQLLPINLGREFDDVRIKVATDNELIIRHRDEDFQFTYSKFNTTDNSFDTLTAFNDRIDGGSQHYFSVVDDLIAVIVIRKDYERGLDGTRDIFFYDPETGKMQTVFNDVANGTRLINKKSIYLLRYLDNQSLLWRWDIEEQQYYPLEEEEAPDCSGDLLHSDKTTIVDHLIYFNRRELMRHDPLTDEFVSLGCTGRIHGLSQNLLMFEHPEDGNAALYRIEGDSTDKQWLADFNSIGERYLKQNNTLFFVAVTEEHGEAVFRYNEQMDAPELVMQIQGELLRFNVVEDEVVVITQSVSEGSSINSVRLWRSSVSTPVFDFSELNHDVFHGDWLSFAGDIWLDSYIVQNGKPLGTELVRLHLNSEPVRGKTRLDFDGDGKADIGFREPQQRNWHILLSESDEEQHQTFGLRTSDIPVSADFDGDGITDIAFRRPETRHWYVLNSSGSNYNSDRSDGIQRVKFGLADEDIPVPADYDGDGIVDMAVRRPSKSLWIIRLSSTEQIIERTFGLQPDDIPLTGDFDGDGKADLAFRRPGNKTWYVKNSSGSSYNSERGDDIQRVVLGLSDDDVPVPADYDGDGITDIAVWRAARALFIIRYSTSGESVLIRFADASEALPVVADYDGDGASDPALYFPETGLYRIRTYALGKNNNRYLSPAQGALPLALPTREMMNQL; from the coding sequence TTGATTTTTTTGATTTTTAGCAACTTCTGCGCTTACGCTCAAGTAGAAAGCACAGTTTACGACTTGCTAAAAAATGCTGAAGGGTTAAATTCTGTCCCATCCGCAAGGGTGAATATTGATGGTATTTATTACTATTTATCATGGTCTTCTGGTGAGCCGGACGCGTTGTGGCAATATAATCCTCAAACCGGTGAAAAAAAATACATCGCAATTGAAGAACCAACCGGTCGTGCATTTTCCATTGACGAGATGATAGTTGTGGATGGGCGATTATTTTTTGAAAGCAGTCCATCGACTACCCAACTGTGGTCATATTCACCCGACGAGGAAATGGCCAGGTTAGTAAATCTTAATGGGCTTGCTAACGGTGCAGTACTGAGGGGGCTGACCGCAATTAGTAACACCCTGGTGTTTATTGCGGAGCACGAACAAGGTGGTGAAGCTATATGGCAGTACCATTTAGCGTGTAATTGTATCAGTGCCGTATCTTCCAGGTTTGATTTAATTCCGGAGATTAAGGTTTACCAGGATAACTTATATTTGCGTGGTGCTTCGATTGAACCTGGGCAGGAACAAACTACCGAGCTTTGGCATGTTGACATAACCAATGCTGCCACTACGCAAATAACCAATTTAACAGGTACCCGTGATAATGGCGAGGGTGTTTGGATCAGCGGTTTCACAGGCATTCAAAATAGTCTGATTATTGATTTCAGGCCAGGTAATTATGAACAAGAATTTTGGTCTTATGATTTAGCGGAAGGCACGCTTGAGCCGATGAAGGAAATTAATGACAGCTTGCTTCAGGACGGAACCTTTTATACAGCCAATATTGCGGCGGTTGATGCTCAATGGATGGCATTGCGGTTCGAAGCTCCTATTCCCCGGCAGCTTGGTGGGCAGTTGTGGTTGTACAATCTTGCTTCTGCACAGTTAAAAAAGGTTGCTGACCTCAATGCCTATTGGGAATGCCATGAGGGAGAGGGCTCACTCTCTGCTGCGCTTCCTCCCATTGCGTTTAACAACGGAGCGTTTTTTTACGTGAGTAATGAATCTGATTCCGGGTATGGTATCTGGCGTTTCGATCTGGAAAATGAAGAGCAGGTAGAGTTGACTCCTGACACATTGACCGCAGTGCAACCGAAATATAATTGTTGGGAAGTACAATCTATCAGTAAGGACTTTTCTTTCAATGACCAACAAATGTATTTTGTTTCCAGTATCCGAACCGGGGAACTTACCGACCCAACAGCATTTGATACTGCCCGTAGCGGTTTGTGGCACATAGACACCAGCACTGGCCAGGCCAATATGTTGCTGTCAGGGCACGTCAAATTGTACAGGATGGGAGCCCAATATTTGGTTATGTCTAATCCTGCTTATAGAGAAGATAAACCGGTCTCTTTCTGGAAGTTGGATGGTGGCACAGCGCAATTGACAGAAATCCCCAATATCAATCTTGAAAATAGATACAGCCTGAATATTGATCGCATTGACGATGAATTGATTATTATCAGAAAGCGCAATTTTCAAAATGAAGTAAGCTATTGGTGGGTTGACGAAAATCTGAACATCATTGAATTACCCCCTTTTGTGCAGAGCAATAGCAGTTCAATGCCTCGCAGTGCAGTAGTGTCCAACGATAAGATGTATTTTTTGGCCAAATCTTCACTATCACAACGTTATTTGTGGCAAGTGGGGGCTTCTGGTGTACCCCAGTTGTTGCCTATCAATCTGGGCAGAGAGTTTGATGATGTCCGGATTAAGGTGGCAACAGATAATGAACTGATAATTCGTCACAGAGACGAAGATTTCCAGTTTACTTATTCAAAGTTTAATACGACAGACAATAGCTTTGATACTCTGACAGCGTTTAACGACAGAATTGATGGCGGCTCTCAACATTACTTTTCAGTTGTGGATGACTTGATTGCAGTGATAGTTATTCGCAAAGATTACGAGCGTGGTTTAGATGGTACACGCGATATCTTTTTCTATGATCCTGAGACGGGAAAAATGCAAACCGTATTCAATGATGTTGCCAACGGTACTCGGCTAATTAATAAAAAGTCTATTTACCTCTTGCGTTATCTAGACAATCAATCCTTGCTCTGGCGTTGGGATATTGAAGAGCAGCAATATTATCCATTGGAAGAAGAAGAGGCGCCAGATTGTAGCGGAGATCTGCTGCATAGCGATAAAACTACTATCGTTGATCATTTGATTTATTTTAACAGGCGGGAGCTAATGCGCCACGACCCCCTGACTGATGAATTTGTTAGTTTAGGCTGCACGGGACGGATCCACGGATTATCACAAAATCTGCTGATGTTTGAACATCCGGAGGATGGTAATGCCGCTTTGTATCGCATTGAAGGGGACTCTACAGACAAACAATGGCTAGCCGATTTCAACAGCATTGGCGAGCGCTATTTGAAACAAAACAATACGTTGTTTTTTGTCGCGGTAACCGAAGAACACGGCGAAGCCGTTTTCCGCTACAACGAACAAATGGACGCGCCGGAATTGGTGATGCAGATTCAGGGAGAGCTGCTGCGTTTTAACGTGGTAGAAGATGAAGTCGTTGTGATTACCCAGTCTGTATCTGAGGGAAGCAGCATTAATAGCGTCAGACTGTGGCGAAGCAGTGTGTCGACCCCGGTATTTGACTTCAGCGAACTTAATCATGATGTGTTTCACGGTGATTGGTTATCCTTCGCCGGTGATATCTGGCTTGATTCTTACATTGTTCAAAACGGCAAACCTTTGGGCACGGAGCTGGTACGCCTGCACCTCAACAGTGAACCTGTTAGAGGCAAAACCCGGTTAGATTTTGATGGTGATGGTAAAGCCGACATTGGTTTTCGGGAGCCGCAGCAGCGCAACTGGCATATCCTGCTGTCGGAGTCTGACGAAGAACAACATCAAACCTTTGGGTTGAGAACTTCGGATATCCCTGTTTCGGCTGATTTTGATGGTGATGGTATAACCGATATTGCCTTTCGCCGCCCTGAAACCAGACACTGGTATGTACTGAACTCCAGCGGCAGCAATTACAACAGTGATCGGAGCGATGGTATTCAGCGGGTGAAGTTTGGTCTGGCTGATGAAGACATTCCCGTACCTGCCGATTACGATGGCGATGGCATTGTCGATATGGCCGTGCGTCGGCCTTCCAAAAGCTTGTGGATTATTCGACTTTCATCCACAGAGCAAATAATAGAACGCACCTTTGGTTTGCAACCAGATGACATCCCCCTGACGGGAGACTTCGATGGTGATGGCAAAGCGGATTTAGCCTTCCGCAGGCCGGGTAATAAAACATGGTACGTGAAAAACTCCAGCGGTAGCAGTTACAATAGTGAACGCGGTGATGATATTCAGCGAGTGGTATTGGGTTTATCTGATGATGATGTGCCAGTACCTGCAGATTATGACGGTGATGGTATTACCGATATTGCAGTATGGCGTGCTGCCAGAGCGCTTTTCATCATCCGTTACTCCACTTCGGGTGAGTCGGTGTTGATTAGATTCGCTGACGCGAGTGAGGCGTTGCCTGTAGTGGCGGACTATGATGGCGATGGGGCCAGTGATCCCGCGCTTTATTTCCCGGAAACGGGGCTGTACCGTATTCGTACTTATGCGCTTGGTAAAAACAACAATCGCTACTTGTCACCAGCGCAAGGGGCTTTGCCGCTAGCGTTGCCCACACGTGAGATGATGAACCAGCTTTAA
- a CDS encoding transporter substrate-binding domain-containing protein — MRFFALFLLVFTALTKAETVLTYPHQSFSDGYPLTLLKLALEKAAPAEQYKLEESTIETHQGRALKLLAQNVEIDVAWSMTSIARENELLAIKIPIYKGLFGYRVFLIKQEQQAHFSTSLPLSVLQNERLAVQGHDWPDIEVLKHNNYKVESVEFYDAMFELLHKGRADYFPRSILEAWREAATHKAEGIVVEQHHLLHYPAYVFYFVHKDNKNLAHTIKKGLLASIEDGSFDVLFDTIEDGAIAKTDIPKRRVIQLTNPTIDTRDVYQWPKLQDISLSVDTTQPEGIKTN; from the coding sequence GTGAGATTTTTCGCTTTGTTTCTGCTTGTGTTCACTGCGCTAACTAAGGCAGAAACCGTCCTGACCTATCCCCATCAGTCTTTCTCTGACGGATATCCCCTGACTCTGTTAAAGTTAGCATTAGAAAAAGCGGCGCCCGCAGAACAATATAAGCTCGAAGAATCTACCATAGAGACTCATCAGGGACGGGCTCTGAAATTACTGGCTCAAAACGTTGAAATCGATGTGGCCTGGAGCATGACATCCATCGCCAGAGAAAATGAGCTATTGGCGATAAAAATCCCCATCTATAAAGGACTTTTTGGCTATCGGGTATTCCTGATCAAACAGGAGCAACAAGCGCATTTTTCAACGTCGTTACCACTGAGCGTATTACAAAATGAGCGTTTAGCCGTGCAAGGCCACGACTGGCCAGACATAGAGGTACTCAAACACAACAACTATAAGGTAGAAAGCGTTGAATTCTATGATGCTATGTTTGAACTATTGCATAAAGGCCGCGCCGACTATTTTCCCCGCTCGATTTTGGAGGCCTGGAGGGAAGCAGCAACCCATAAAGCAGAAGGTATAGTTGTTGAGCAACACCATTTATTGCATTACCCCGCATATGTTTTTTATTTCGTACATAAAGACAACAAAAACCTGGCTCACACTATTAAAAAAGGGCTGCTTGCCAGTATTGAGGATGGTTCTTTTGATGTGTTGTTTGACACCATCGAAGATGGTGCCATCGCCAAAACCGATATCCCAAAACGTCGAGTGATACAATTAACGAACCCGACAATTGATACACGCGATGTATATCAATGGCCTAAGCTACAAGATATCTCTTTATCTGTTGACACTACTCAGCCTGAAGGTATTAAAACAAACTAA
- a CDS encoding FxsA family protein → MFAKLFLLFAILPIIEIALLINVGEVIGGWNTVAIVIITAFVGAHLVRKEGVQTLANAQLKMRSGEMPGQEMAEGLLLLIAGVLLVTPGFVTDGIGFLFSMPLTRPLIARYLMQNFGHRVVMHHSSAHHSTGAGFQQSPFQSQQQQTQQPFRDSHKPHDSSVIEGEYQRKDD, encoded by the coding sequence GTGTTTGCAAAACTTTTCTTATTATTCGCGATTTTACCCATTATTGAAATAGCCCTTTTGATCAACGTGGGTGAGGTTATTGGCGGCTGGAATACCGTCGCTATCGTGATCATAACAGCATTTGTAGGCGCGCACCTGGTGCGCAAGGAAGGTGTGCAAACCCTGGCTAACGCGCAACTAAAAATGCGCAGTGGTGAAATGCCCGGCCAGGAAATGGCAGAGGGCTTGTTGCTGTTAATTGCAGGTGTATTACTGGTAACACCGGGTTTTGTTACCGATGGTATCGGTTTTTTATTTTCCATGCCGCTGACACGTCCTTTGATTGCCCGCTACCTGATGCAGAATTTTGGTCATCGCGTGGTGATGCATCACTCGTCTGCGCATCACTCAACAGGAGCAGGTTTTCAACAGTCGCCCTTCCAATCACAGCAGCAACAAACACAACAACCGTTTCGAGATAGCCACAAGCCGCATGATTCCAGCGTTATCGAAGGCGAGTACCAGCGCAAAGACGATTGA
- the groL gene encoding chaperonin GroEL (60 kDa chaperone family; promotes refolding of misfolded polypeptides especially under stressful conditions; forms two stacked rings of heptamers to form a barrel-shaped 14mer; ends can be capped by GroES; misfolded proteins enter the barrel where they are refolded when GroES binds), giving the protein MAAKEVRFSDDARAKMLAGVNVLANAVKVTLGPKGRNVVLDKSFGAPTITKDGVSVAKEIELEDKFENMGAQMVKEVASKANDEAGDGTTTATVLAQSIVTEGLKSVAAGMNPMDLKRGIDKAVAAAVEELKALSTECKDSKSIAQVGTISANSDEEVGNIIAEAMDRVGQEGVITVEEGQALQNELDVVEGMQFDRGYLSPYFINNQDNGTVELDNPFILLVDKKVSSIRELLPVLEAVAKASKPLLVIAEDLEGEALATMVVNNMRGIVKVAAVKAPGFGDRRKAMLQDIATLTGGTVISEEIGLELEKATLEDLGTAKRIVINKDNTTVVDGAGDEEAIKGRCAQIRGQIEESTSDYDKEKLQERLAKLSGGVAVIKVGAATEVEMKEKKARVEDALHATRAAVEEGVVPGGGVALVRVAAKLAGLTGDNEDQTHGVNLALRAMEAPLRQISTNAGAEASVVTNEVKNNEGNYGYNAGNDTYGDMIEMGILDPTKVTRSALQFAASIASLMITTECMVTDAPKDDAPAAPDMGGMGGMGGMGGMM; this is encoded by the coding sequence ATGGCAGCTAAAGAAGTACGCTTCTCAGATGACGCTCGCGCAAAAATGTTGGCGGGTGTTAACGTTTTAGCAAATGCAGTAAAAGTAACATTAGGTCCTAAAGGCCGTAACGTAGTTTTAGACAAGTCTTTCGGCGCTCCTACCATCACTAAAGACGGTGTATCAGTAGCCAAAGAAATCGAACTGGAAGACAAGTTCGAAAACATGGGCGCACAGATGGTTAAAGAAGTTGCGTCTAAAGCGAACGACGAAGCTGGTGACGGTACAACTACTGCAACTGTGTTAGCCCAGTCTATCGTAACTGAAGGTCTGAAGTCTGTTGCTGCGGGTATGAACCCAATGGACCTTAAGCGCGGTATCGATAAAGCCGTTGCGGCAGCTGTTGAAGAGTTAAAAGCACTGTCTACTGAATGTAAAGACAGCAAGTCGATTGCTCAGGTAGGTACTATCTCTGCAAACTCTGACGAAGAAGTGGGTAACATCATTGCAGAAGCAATGGACCGCGTAGGTCAAGAAGGTGTTATCACTGTTGAAGAAGGTCAGGCTCTGCAAAACGAATTAGACGTTGTTGAAGGTATGCAGTTTGACCGCGGTTACCTGTCTCCTTACTTCATCAACAACCAGGACAATGGCACTGTTGAACTAGACAACCCTTTCATCCTTTTGGTTGACAAGAAAGTATCAAGCATCCGTGAATTGTTGCCAGTATTAGAAGCTGTTGCAAAAGCGTCTAAGCCTCTGTTGGTTATCGCTGAAGACTTAGAAGGCGAAGCACTGGCTACTATGGTAGTTAACAACATGCGCGGTATCGTTAAAGTTGCTGCAGTTAAAGCACCTGGTTTCGGTGATCGTCGTAAAGCTATGTTGCAAGACATCGCGACACTAACTGGCGGTACTGTGATCTCTGAAGAAATCGGTCTTGAGTTAGAAAAAGCCACTTTAGAAGATTTGGGTACAGCTAAGCGTATCGTTATCAACAAAGACAACACCACTGTTGTTGACGGTGCTGGCGACGAAGAAGCGATTAAAGGTCGTTGCGCGCAAATCCGTGGTCAAATCGAAGAATCGACTTCTGACTACGACAAAGAGAAGCTGCAAGAGCGTCTGGCTAAATTGTCTGGCGGTGTTGCCGTTATCAAAGTTGGCGCGGCTACTGAAGTTGAAATGAAAGAGAAAAAAGCACGCGTAGAAGATGCACTGCACGCAACTCGCGCAGCGGTAGAAGAAGGTGTAGTACCTGGTGGTGGTGTTGCTCTGGTTCGCGTTGCAGCAAAATTAGCTGGCCTTACTGGGGACAACGAAGACCAAACTCACGGTGTTAACCTTGCACTACGTGCGATGGAGGCGCCTCTGCGTCAAATCTCTACTAACGCTGGTGCAGAAGCCTCTGTTGTAACTAACGAAGTTAAGAACAACGAAGGTAACTACGGTTACAACGCCGGTAACGACACTTACGGTGATATGATCGAAATGGGTATCCTTGACCCAACTAAAGTAACGCGTTCAGCTCTGCAATTCGCAGCGTCAATCGCAAGCTTAATGATCACCACTGAGTGCATGGTTACTGATGCACCTAAAGATGATGCACCTGCGGCTCCAGATATGGGCGGCATGGGCGGCATGGGTGGCATGGGCGGCATGATGTAA
- a CDS encoding DJ-1/PfpI family protein — protein MQRKKLAILIFDQVEVLDFTGPFEVFSVADELHQFSLLEVCTVACSDKPITAVNGLKVVADYNFEDCPEDIDILVLPGGDGTKQHYNNPTYQSWIEEKYHKAEQVLTVCSGTRFLASLGLLDKKRFCTHQEVYPALAKLVPAGLPQQHLRYVTEGKLTSAGGISAGIDAAFDVLQCLAGAQVANKTAQYMEYHRNDADSGHEYQRHPVTPVKHFSLF, from the coding sequence ATGCAGCGAAAAAAGTTGGCTATTCTGATTTTTGATCAAGTAGAAGTATTAGACTTTACCGGGCCGTTTGAGGTGTTTTCTGTAGCTGATGAATTGCACCAATTCTCGTTATTGGAGGTGTGCACTGTTGCCTGTTCTGATAAACCGATTACGGCGGTGAATGGCTTGAAGGTGGTTGCCGATTACAACTTTGAAGATTGCCCGGAAGATATCGACATTTTGGTGCTGCCCGGTGGCGATGGTACCAAACAACATTACAATAACCCGACTTATCAGAGCTGGATTGAAGAAAAATACCACAAGGCTGAGCAGGTACTAACTGTGTGTTCTGGTACCCGTTTTTTGGCCAGTTTAGGGCTATTGGATAAGAAGCGCTTTTGCACGCATCAGGAGGTTTACCCGGCACTTGCAAAGCTGGTTCCTGCAGGACTACCGCAACAGCATTTACGCTACGTTACTGAAGGTAAACTCACCTCTGCTGGGGGGATTTCTGCGGGCATTGATGCGGCATTTGATGTGTTACAATGTTTAGCCGGAGCGCAAGTGGCCAACAAAACCGCACAATACATGGAATATCATCGCAATGATGCAGACAGTGGACACGAATACCAGCGTCACCCGGTAACACCGGTAAAACATTTTAGTTTGTTTTAA
- the cutA gene encoding divalent-cation tolerance protein CutA, producing MSDLCVVLCTCPDKSHARDIACKVVEANLAACVNIIPGVLSVYRWQGKVHQSSECQMVLKTHKKALQALQELVFKVHPYDVPEWVILEADGAGSEYEEWIKSTVQ from the coding sequence ATGTCAGATTTGTGTGTTGTTTTGTGTACTTGTCCGGATAAATCACATGCCCGCGATATTGCTTGTAAAGTTGTCGAAGCTAATTTAGCGGCCTGTGTGAATATTATCCCCGGTGTGTTGTCGGTATATCGTTGGCAAGGCAAGGTGCATCAAAGTTCAGAATGTCAGATGGTGTTAAAAACCCATAAAAAGGCGTTACAGGCACTGCAAGAGTTAGTTTTTAAAGTGCACCCCTACGACGTTCCGGAGTGGGTGATTTTAGAAGCCGATGGCGCAGGTTCAGAATACGAAGAGTGGATTAAAAGTACGGTTCAATGA
- a CDS encoding protein-disulfide reductase DsbD, translating into MSSKNQFLFVLCFVFLFLLAGSFAPSQARQFESSVDDLFSDTPEFLPVDEAFIFDFAQTENSLKLTWQIADGYYLYKKQYKYVEKDIRVTEPEFLSAHEQIEDEYFGISDVYFNQLEVSHLIQYAKQDGVLKVRYQGCAEAGLCYPPTTKLVYLNAVAAADDTNKPAETTDAVAAVEQPASVSEQFELQNMLAGEKPLVITLLIFVLLGAALAFTPCVFPMYPIISSIVVGQGKQAKTSRVLVLSFFYVQGMAITYSLIGLAVASAGVQFQAALQADWILITFTLIFTLLALVMFGAWELQLPSSWQVKLNNMSAQQKGGSFVGVFIMGAISGLVASPCTTAPLTGILLFIAQSGDLVLGFTALYALSIGMGIPLIIFAVTGGKLLPKAGNWMNIVKVTFGFMMLSVALLFLERMVENVWTNLAWAMVGLAMFSYFYVMNQNSNATFWKGVRTLVIFLGLFVSAMWGWQHLQTGLSGVNGAQTGVSSAKAHPEFTIVKDLADFDKKLAAANAQGKSVMIDLYADWCVACKEFEKYTFTDAGVQDALSNTVWMQIDLTDNTPQSIEFQEAFAILGLPTIMFFDEQGTELDSARVTGFMKAAKFEAHVRKALN; encoded by the coding sequence ATGAGTAGTAAAAATCAGTTTTTATTTGTTTTATGTTTTGTTTTCTTGTTTTTGTTGGCGGGCAGCTTCGCCCCCTCACAGGCCCGGCAGTTTGAAAGCAGCGTTGATGATCTGTTTTCTGATACCCCCGAATTTTTGCCCGTTGACGAAGCTTTTATTTTTGATTTCGCTCAGACAGAAAACAGTTTAAAACTTACCTGGCAGATTGCTGATGGATATTACCTGTATAAAAAGCAATATAAGTATGTTGAGAAAGATATCCGTGTCACCGAACCAGAATTCTTGTCCGCGCATGAGCAAATAGAAGATGAGTATTTCGGTATTTCTGATGTTTATTTTAACCAATTAGAAGTTTCTCATCTTATTCAATACGCCAAACAAGATGGCGTACTTAAAGTTCGCTACCAGGGGTGTGCGGAAGCCGGCTTATGTTATCCACCGACCACTAAATTAGTCTATCTCAATGCCGTTGCAGCAGCCGATGACACTAACAAGCCCGCTGAGACCACTGATGCTGTCGCTGCAGTTGAACAACCAGCATCGGTATCGGAGCAGTTTGAACTACAGAACATGTTGGCCGGTGAAAAACCGCTGGTAATCACCTTACTCATCTTCGTACTCCTGGGGGCCGCACTGGCGTTTACACCTTGTGTATTTCCTATGTATCCCATTATCTCCAGCATCGTGGTGGGGCAAGGCAAACAAGCAAAAACCTCTCGCGTGTTGGTTTTATCCTTCTTTTACGTACAGGGCATGGCCATTACCTATTCGTTAATTGGTTTAGCAGTGGCCAGTGCGGGGGTGCAATTCCAGGCCGCGCTACAAGCTGATTGGATCCTCATTACCTTTACCCTTATTTTTACGCTATTAGCGCTGGTGATGTTCGGAGCCTGGGAACTACAATTACCTTCGAGCTGGCAGGTGAAGCTCAATAACATGAGCGCCCAACAAAAAGGTGGTAGTTTTGTGGGAGTATTTATCATGGGGGCTATTTCTGGCCTGGTGGCATCCCCATGCACAACTGCGCCTCTTACCGGCATTTTGCTATTCATCGCCCAAAGTGGTGATTTAGTGCTTGGATTCACAGCCCTGTATGCCTTGAGTATCGGTATGGGTATACCGCTGATTATCTTTGCCGTTACCGGTGGCAAGTTACTACCTAAAGCGGGTAACTGGATGAACATCGTTAAGGTCACCTTTGGCTTTATGATGTTGTCCGTCGCGCTATTATTCTTGGAGCGTATGGTAGAAAACGTCTGGACTAATCTCGCCTGGGCTATGGTTGGGTTGGCAATGTTTAGTTATTTCTACGTGATGAATCAAAACAGTAACGCCACCTTCTGGAAGGGCGTGCGCACTTTGGTGATTTTCCTCGGGCTTTTTGTTTCAGCCATGTGGGGCTGGCAGCATCTGCAAACGGGGTTATCTGGAGTGAATGGCGCGCAAACAGGAGTGAGCAGCGCCAAAGCTCATCCCGAATTTACCATAGTGAAGGACTTGGCAGATTTTGATAAAAAGCTCGCGGCGGCCAATGCCCAGGGGAAATCGGTAATGATCGACTTATACGCCGATTGGTGTGTGGCCTGCAAGGAGTTTGAAAAGTACACCTTTACCGATGCCGGCGTGCAAGATGCCCTCTCCAACACAGTTTGGATGCAAATCGATCTGACCGACAATACTCCGCAATCCATTGAGTTTCAGGAAGCTTTTGCGATCTTAGGGTTGCCTACTATCATGTTTTTCGATGAGCAGGGCACTGAACTGGATAGTGCCCGCGTAACGGGTTTCATGAAGGCGGCTAAGTTCGAAGCCCATGTGCGCAAGGCGCTAAACTAA